In Sphingomonas sp. BGYR3, the genomic stretch GGACAATCCTCCCGCAGCCCTGCTAAGACATGCAATGTTATACCATAACATTTTCCTTAAGGTTCCGCATGACCATGAACGATCACCGCCTGTCCGGGATGGCGACCGTCATTGACCGCGCAGACGCCGTTGCGGCCGCAACCCGCTCGCTTGAGGATCTGGCTGCGGTCCGGCATCCCGATATCGCCCTGGCCATTCATTCGCGTTCCTTGCCGCCCCGTCTGTCCGATGCTGTGGACGCGCTCGACCTTGACGGGATCGACGATACCGATCTGATCGTCGATCTGCCGATCAGCGGAGAGGCCTTTGCAGCAGCCCTGGCGGTCAGCGGCTTTCCCGCTTCGGCCGCGCGCATGATCGGCGACGACATGGCGCGGTTGGCGCAGGTGCTGGGCGATGTTGCGGGCTGCACCCGGCTGGCGATCCGACTGCACGTCGTTGAAACCGATGCCTGCCGAAAGTTTCATGCGGACTATGTCACGCTGCGCCTCTTGACCACCTATCGCGGCCGCGCGACCGAATGGCACCGTGCAGACACGCCCGACCGGATCGATCGGCTTCGGCCCGGTGACGTTGCGATCTTCAAGGGCCGGGTGCTGCTCGACCCGCCGGCCGTGCTGCATCGCTCGCCGCCGATTGCCGGAACGGGCGAGCATCGGTTGCTGCTGGTCGTCGATCCTGTGCCGTTGCCCGGCGGCTGAACCATCCGGCAACGCCGGCATCCGGTGATTGCCCTGTCCCTTCGGCATGGTAGAGAAACCCATGCTGACCGACATTGAAATCTCGCGCGCCGCCGCCATCCGCCCGGTTCTGGAAATCGCGGAGCGCGCCGGGATCCCCGCCGACGCCGTCGAACCCTATGGGCATCACAAGGCAAAGGTGGACGTCCACCGCCTGCCCGCGTGCGATGCGCCGGGCAAGCTGATCCTGGTCACCGCGATCAACCCGACCCCGGCGGGAGAGGGGAAGACGACGACGTCGGTCGGGCTGGCGGATGCGCTGAACCGGATCGGCAAGCGGACGATGCTGTGCCTGCGCGAACCCTCGCTCGGCCCCTGTTTCGGGACAAAGGGCGGGGCGGCCGGGGGCGGCTATGCGCAGGTCATCCCGATGGAAGACATCAACCTGCATTTCACCGGCGATTTCCACGCGATCACCAGCGCGCACAACCTGCTCGCCGCGATGATCGACAATCACATCTATTGGGGCAATGCGCTGGGCATCGACACCCGCCGGGTGGTCTGGCGCCGCGTCGTCGACATGAACGACCGGGCGCTGCGCGACATTGTTCAATCGCTTGGCGGCGCAGTGAACGGGTATCCTCGCGAATCCGGGTTCGACATCACGGTCGCGTCCGAAGTCATGGCGATCCTGTGCCTGGCCGACGGCCTTGCCGATCTGGAGGCGCGGCTCAGCCGGATCGTCATCGGCTATACCCGCGACCGGCGGCCCGTCACGGCCCGCGACCTGAACGCCGACGGCGCCATGGCGGTGCTGCTGGCACAGGCGATCAAGCCCAATCTGGTCCAGACGCTGGAGGGCAATCCCGCGCTGGTTCATGGCGGCCCGTTCGCCAATATCGCCCATGGCTGCAATTCGGTCATTGCCACGCGCACCGGCCTTGGCCTTGCCGACTATGTCGTGACCGAAGCGGGGTTCGGGGCAGATCTGGGCGCGGAAAAATTCTTCGACATCAAATGCCGCCAATCGGGCCTGCGCCCCGATGCCGTGGTCATCGTGGCCACCGTCCGCGCGCTCAAGATGAATGGCGGCGTTGCCAAGGGCGATCTGGCCCGGCCGGATGTCGATGCGGTCCGGCGCGGCGCGGTCAATCTGGTGCGCCATATCGAAAATGTCCGGCAGTTCGGCGTGCCCGCCGTCGTCGCGATCAACCGGTTCCACACCGATGGCGACGATGAACTGGCCGCCATTGCCTCGATCGTTGCGGCACACGGGTCACAGGCGATGATCTGCACGCACTGGGCCGATGGCGGTGCGGGAGCGGAGGATCTGGCCCGGCGGGTGGTCGAAATTGCCGACGCGCCGTCGCAATTCGCGCCGCTCTATGACGACGACCTGCCGCTGTTCGACAAGATCAACACCGTCGCCACCCGCATTTACCGGGCAGAGGCGGCGGTCGCCTCGCCAGAGGTGCACGCTCAACTCGCCCGGTGGCAGGATGCGGGCTATGGCCACCTGCCTGTCTGCATTGCCAAGACGCAGTACAGCTTTTCCACCGATCCCGCCGCGCTGGGCGCGCCGACCGGGCATATCGTATCGGTGCGCGACGTGCGGCTGGCAGCGGGGGCGGGCTTTGTCGTCGCGATCTGCGGCGACATCCGCACCATGCCCGGCCTGCCCCGCGTACCTGCGGCAGAATCCATCCGCGTCGATGCCGACGGCCTGATCCAGGGGCTGTTCTAGGGCATCCCCTCCACCGTTCGGGCGCGGTGCCCGCTTCGCTGTTGACACCGGTTACCCGATCCGCATCATGCCGCCGAACAGAATAATGTCGGGGGGCGGATGACAGGGCGGCACGGCATTTACCTGACCAGTCGTCGGCATATGCTTGGCATCGCCGCTGCGACGCTGGCGATCGGCATCGCGCCGGTCGCCCTGGCCGCGCCCGACCCCGTCGCCCGCCTGCGGGTCAGCCTGTCGGTGCCGGGGGCGCATCGGACGGTGGCCGCCGCCATCGCCGCCCTGCCGCCACAGGGCGGGGTCATCCGCATCGATCGCGGCCTCTGGCGGGAAAAGCTGGCCATCACGGCCGCCAATGTCACGCTGGTCGGGCTGGGCGATCGCCCGGAGGACACGGTCATCACCTGGGACGATTCCTCGCAAAAGGCGGGCGGCACTGTCAGGTCGGCGACGCTTACCGTTTCGGGCGACCGGTTCCGCATGGGCAACCTGACGGTCCGCAACGACTGGGCCTTGCGCCCCGATGCCTATCCGACCCAGGCGGTTGCACTGGCACTGACCGGCGACCGGGCGGTGCTCGATCATGTCCGGCTGGACGGGCATCAGGATACGCTGTTCGCGGGCAAGGGGCCGGGCGGTCGATTGTCGCGGCACTATTTCGGGAACAGCCGGATATCCGGCCATGTCGATTTCATCTTCGGCAACGCCAATGCCTATTTCAGCCGCTGCGCCCTGCACGGCAATGCCGGATCGACGGTGATGATCACCGCGCACAGCCGGAATGCCGATGATGACCCCAGCGCCTATGTCTTCGATCGCTGCACGATCACTGCCGATGCCGACGCGGGGCCGATCTGGCTGGGCCGGTCGTGGCGCGACTATGCACGCGTCATCTTTCTCGACACCCGCATGGATGCACCCGTTGCCCCCGGCGGCTGGCGGGAATGGACGCCGGGCACGACCGACCGTCTGAAGACGAGCTATTATGCCGAATATCGCTCAACCGGCCGCGGCGCACCGCCCCCGCCGCGCGTGGCGACCGCGCATCGGCTCAGCCGGGAACAGGCCGCGCAGTGGCGGCGGGACCAGTTTTTCGGCGGCGATACCGGCTGGATCGACGAGGGGCTGATGGCCCTGGCACAGGAGAGGAAGGTCCGATGAACCGCACGTCCATCATGATAGCGGCCGCGCTGCTGACGCTGCCCGTCGCTGCCCGCGCCCAGACCGCACCGGCACTGGCACCCGTGCCGCGCGAATTTCCGCGGGAGATCGCGCCGTCGAAAATCATCCTGGTCGGCGATTCCACCACGGCGGTCGTCGGTGGCTGGGGGCCCAGCTTCTGCGCCTATCACGTCACCTCGTTCATGGCGTGCCTCAATCTGGCGCGGGGCGGGCGCAGTTCGCGCACCTATATGCAGGAACGATCGTGGGAACTGGCGCTGAACGAGGCGCGCGTGCCCGGATATCAACGCACCTGGGTGCTGATCCAGTTCGGCCATAACGATCAACCGGGAAAGACGCGCTCGACCGAACTGGCGCAGGAATTTCCCGGTTATATCCGGCGCTATGTCGATGATGCGCGCAGGGCAGGGGCGATCCCCGTGCTGCTGACCCCGCTGACCCGGCGGACGTTCCGCGACGCCCGGCTGGACAATGATCTGGAACCCTGGGCCGCCGCCATCCGCACGGTGGCGAAGGAGGCGGACGTGCCGCTGATCGACCTCAACGCCGCCAGCGCCGCTGCGGTCCAGACGATGGGCGAACGGGCGGCAGAGCGGTTTGCCCAGCTGCCGCCCGGCGCGGTTCCGCCTGCCGCCCCGGCCCCGACCGCGAGCCCGTCCGCAACAGAGGTGAACGTCATCCCCACCGCGCTGCCGAAACTGGCCTTTGATCGCACGCATCTGGGCGTTGAGGGCGCGGATTACTTCGCGGAAATGGTCGCCGAACTGTTGGCCGATGCGGTACCGGACATGCGCCCGCTGCTGTTCGTCGATCGCCTGGACAAACGGGCGGGCGCCGCCCCGTCAGGCCGCTGACCGGTCATCCGCCATTGGCCTTTTTCCAGCGCGCATATTCGGCCTGTGCCGACAGGCCGCTCTTGTTGAACCAGGCATAGCCGCCGCGCCGCTCCGCGCTGATGTTCATCACATCGTCGTACAGGCTGCGGTCCCGGTCGCCAAAGATGGGCAGGTTGTCGCTCGCCCGGTAAAATCGCGACCACAGCACCGCGCCCTTTTGCTGCACGATCCGGGGATTGCCGCCTTCCTTGGTCCAGGCGGCGTCGCGGATCACGCTGCGGTCCACCCATGCCATCCCGTCGGCGACGGCGCGCCGGACGGCCGGGGACGGGTTGGGCAACGACATCAGCAACGACAGCAGCCGTACGCTCTCCGCACTGGTCAGCTCGGCGGGTTCATAGGCGCGCGCCGTCACGGGTTTCAGCGTGATCGGGTCATGCTGCTGCGCCCATCCGGTCCGCACGCCGTTCACGACGATCTGGGTGCGCAGGATGCAATCGATCCCGGCCTTGACCGCCCGGTCGGCCCGCGCCCGATGATCCGCCGACAGCATGGCATAGCCGCCCTTGCCTGCGCCGACATCGATCAACAGCCGGATGACCCGCGCCATGGCATCGTCATTATAGGTGATGGCATTGTGATAACCGCCCATCAGCGGCCAGACCTGCGGCCACCCGCCCGTCGGATATTGCGCGGCCAGCAGGTAATCGACCCCGCGCCGCAATGCCGCGCCATACCGCGCCTCGCCCGCCTTGCCCGTCGCTGCAATCACGCGTTCCAGATACGCGATCTCGCCGGTCGTCGCGCTGTTGTCGATGGTGCCGACGAATGCCCAGTCCCTTGCGCCGCCGCTGCCCGGCGTTTCCTCGTGAATATAATGCTGGCCGGGCCGGCGCGGCGGGATCGTGCGCGGCGTGTTCTTGCCCCATCCGCCGGCCGGCGTCTGGAAACTGACGATGGTATCGGCAATCGCCCGCGCCTCGGCCGACCGGAAATAATCCGGGTCGCCGCCGGGCAACTCGCCGCCGCCGCCCGGCGGGGATGGCGGCGGCGTGGCACCGGGGGGCAGTTCCGCCGCCAGCGCCGCCTTGTCCGCGCGCATCTGCTCGGCGGACCGCGTGAAGTACGCCGTCCATGCCGCCCGCTCCGCCCTGGGCAGGCTGGCGATCCGTTCGGCGGACAGGGGCGGGGACGGCTCGATGGTCCCGATCTTTCTGGCCATGCCCGGCGTCGCGGCGGTCAGGGCGGACAGCGCCAGCAATGCCGTCGACAGCCGCGCCCGGCCAGGTCCATGACGTCCCATCTTCATCCCCCCTCACAATGCCCGGAACCGGAAATCGGTAAACCGCGCGGTGCCGCTGCCCGCCGAATACAGGCCAGGGCGCAGCATCAGGAACCCGCCGCGCACATTATGGTGATATCCCGACACCTCCATGCCGCGGTCGAACCGTTTCCACGTCGCCCCGTCATCGGTGCTGGTGTGGAATGCGACGATATGCCGGTTGTTGGTCACCCGCATCCGCACCTTCTGACCATGGCCATGGGCGGGCCGTCCCCGCTCGATGCCATATTGGTGCGTCACGAACCGCTGCCGGTCGAATCCCAGCCCGCAATACAGCTTGTCGTCGTAAAACAGGACCAGTCCGGCAACGCCGTCCGGCTCGATCTCGATGGTACATTCGAACTGATAGGCGGGATCCCCTGCAATCAGCAGCAGGGGCGAACTGTCCGACGGCGCCTTGCCCCGCGCGGCAAGATGCAGCG encodes the following:
- a CDS encoding DUF1826 domain-containing protein codes for the protein MTMNDHRLSGMATVIDRADAVAAATRSLEDLAAVRHPDIALAIHSRSLPPRLSDAVDALDLDGIDDTDLIVDLPISGEAFAAALAVSGFPASAARMIGDDMARLAQVLGDVAGCTRLAIRLHVVETDACRKFHADYVTLRLLTTYRGRATEWHRADTPDRIDRLRPGDVAIFKGRVLLDPPAVLHRSPPIAGTGEHRLLLVVDPVPLPGG
- a CDS encoding formate--tetrahydrofolate ligase; the protein is MLTDIEISRAAAIRPVLEIAERAGIPADAVEPYGHHKAKVDVHRLPACDAPGKLILVTAINPTPAGEGKTTTSVGLADALNRIGKRTMLCLREPSLGPCFGTKGGAAGGGYAQVIPMEDINLHFTGDFHAITSAHNLLAAMIDNHIYWGNALGIDTRRVVWRRVVDMNDRALRDIVQSLGGAVNGYPRESGFDITVASEVMAILCLADGLADLEARLSRIVIGYTRDRRPVTARDLNADGAMAVLLAQAIKPNLVQTLEGNPALVHGGPFANIAHGCNSVIATRTGLGLADYVVTEAGFGADLGAEKFFDIKCRQSGLRPDAVVIVATVRALKMNGGVAKGDLARPDVDAVRRGAVNLVRHIENVRQFGVPAVVAINRFHTDGDDELAAIASIVAAHGSQAMICTHWADGGAGAEDLARRVVEIADAPSQFAPLYDDDLPLFDKINTVATRIYRAEAAVASPEVHAQLARWQDAGYGHLPVCIAKTQYSFSTDPAALGAPTGHIVSVRDVRLAAGAGFVVAICGDIRTMPGLPRVPAAESIRVDADGLIQGLF
- a CDS encoding pectinesterase family protein, which encodes MTGRHGIYLTSRRHMLGIAAATLAIGIAPVALAAPDPVARLRVSLSVPGAHRTVAAAIAALPPQGGVIRIDRGLWREKLAITAANVTLVGLGDRPEDTVITWDDSSQKAGGTVRSATLTVSGDRFRMGNLTVRNDWALRPDAYPTQAVALALTGDRAVLDHVRLDGHQDTLFAGKGPGGRLSRHYFGNSRISGHVDFIFGNANAYFSRCALHGNAGSTVMITAHSRNADDDPSAYVFDRCTITADADAGPIWLGRSWRDYARVIFLDTRMDAPVAPGGWREWTPGTTDRLKTSYYAEYRSTGRGAPPPPRVATAHRLSREQAAQWRRDQFFGGDTGWIDEGLMALAQERKVR
- a CDS encoding rhamnogalacturonan acetylesterase; protein product: MNRTSIMIAAALLTLPVAARAQTAPALAPVPREFPREIAPSKIILVGDSTTAVVGGWGPSFCAYHVTSFMACLNLARGGRSSRTYMQERSWELALNEARVPGYQRTWVLIQFGHNDQPGKTRSTELAQEFPGYIRRYVDDARRAGAIPVLLTPLTRRTFRDARLDNDLEPWAAAIRTVAKEADVPLIDLNAASAAAVQTMGERAAERFAQLPPGAVPPAAPAPTASPSATEVNVIPTALPKLAFDRTHLGVEGADYFAEMVAELLADAVPDMRPLLFVDRLDKRAGAAPSGR
- the pelA gene encoding pectate lyase, translating into MGRHGPGRARLSTALLALSALTAATPGMARKIGTIEPSPPLSAERIASLPRAERAAWTAYFTRSAEQMRADKAALAAELPPGATPPPSPPGGGGELPGGDPDYFRSAEARAIADTIVSFQTPAGGWGKNTPRTIPPRRPGQHYIHEETPGSGGARDWAFVGTIDNSATTGEIAYLERVIAATGKAGEARYGAALRRGVDYLLAAQYPTGGWPQVWPLMGGYHNAITYNDDAMARVIRLLIDVGAGKGGYAMLSADHRARADRAVKAGIDCILRTQIVVNGVRTGWAQQHDPITLKPVTARAYEPAELTSAESVRLLSLLMSLPNPSPAVRRAVADGMAWVDRSVIRDAAWTKEGGNPRIVQQKGAVLWSRFYRASDNLPIFGDRDRSLYDDVMNISAERRGGYAWFNKSGLSAQAEYARWKKANGG